The Glycine soja cultivar W05 chromosome 9, ASM419377v2, whole genome shotgun sequence sequence TCACTCGACAATTTGTACATTATGGACCCTTGTAAATATGCTTATATGTTCATTTACCCGTTCATCAAAATGCACAGTTAACTAGTGACTCACTCAACTATAaccaaattctataaatatCACTACAACTAAAGGCATTcgtaacaatttcaaatttttatcttaatccCTACCACAATGTGTCACCTAACTGCATATGTTTGTGGTTACTACGACGACCAAATTTGTAATACTAATGAGGGCACCACCTTCGTTAGTAACAATACAAAAACTTTCATGGCCGACAAGGTCATAACCTTTACACAATTGTTTGAACTTGTTCACAAAAAACTAAACATTGACccagaacaacatatccaacatcTCCACTTTCAGTGCCCTATATTTGAGTCAGGACAACGTTATATGTACACATCTTTTATTctgtgagatgatgttgatgttcgacaaatgtttaacattttttacaacaacccATCACTACCATTTGTGGAGTTATTTGCCATAATCTGTCACAATAATAACCCACCACACAaccaacatggctcaacctctaaTCTTGAGGACTTATCAGATGAATACGAGACTTGTTGGATCAAAAATCATGATAGTGATACTGACTCCTCTTCCGGGCCCGAAGGAAGTAACCTGTCTCCATCCCACGAACCTATATTCAAACGAGATTGGTAATCTACGGATCATTCATGTCTAAGTTATTTCTTCTTTGAAATTTTCATGTAATGTCTTATGTCCGTCTTCAGTTATCACTTTacgtattgaaataatttttcctttaaatttaaattagcaaTTTTCAGTTTACCCACTTTTACTGCAGTAGTTGACATGGTAACATAACTgtcaaaattcacaatactttgCCATTTACACTACActgtttctaaaaattaaatgtctcattgacaaaactgacatgaaatggacaactcataatctctttgttcactctaaaaataattatggacGTTTGTTGCTTTAATTACAAGGGAAAAATCACAGTCCAAATTGACAATACTCTGCAATTTTcacacgtctctaaaaattaaatgtctcacctgcaaaactgacatgaaataGATAGCTCATAATCTCTTTGTTCACTCTGAAAATCATCATGAACGTCTGCTGCTTTAATTACATGGGAAAAATCACAGTTCAAATTGACAACATTCTGCATTATGAGCTGTCtatttcatgtcagttttgcaagtgagacatttaatttttagagacgtgtgcaaaACTAACATGAgatggacaactcataatctctttgttCACTCTGAAATTATAATGGACGTTAGCTCCATCACTTACTAGGGGAAAAAACATTGGATTCCAATACACATCAACGTGGCAGAATACtcatacaactataaataacacaacGCATACATAATACAAACACACAATCTCACACAACATAGTTTCACAACCCAAATACAATCTTATTACTATgtcatttttgggagaaacaagcagtcaGACCATTGCTAACTCCAGATTagctttcatttttccaaattgaTCAATCATTCACAACCAAactggtgtttattttcaaagtctcACTCCAACACCAATGGGAGTTCCTAACAATTGTTCTTTTGATACACTCAAGCGTAGAATGCACAACACCCTTCAACTAACCAACGATCAATTACTGGATGAAATCTACTACCAACAACCATTCATAGATGCaggtcaataatatttttttcaatctctacaattgaaaaatgatgatgatgcttacacaatgttaatgtgcaatgaacaatactcgtgtgttggccctatagaattattatgtaccattATTAGAACACCGGATGCTATACTCAACCTGCTTCAATCAACCATcactcctactcatgatgcaatTATGTATTACAACGGGAAGTGGAACATACCACGTCAAGGCGAGTTTTTGGGTTACTCCTTTGCTGGAACTAATCTAATAATAAGATTTGGCATTCCTCCAGGATGTGGCATGAAGAAACTCAAggatttaatcaagcaagtcgcaCCTATAGGGGTTTCCCCTAATGGAATTCACGGATCACAATTGGTTAGGCGATTGTTCTTTCGACAATCAGGTCATTCTAAGTATTCCgaaaatttgattgaatatgagataacagaattgaaaaatgatgaagacGTGCTAAAGGTGTTAGCACAATCCAACTATTGGAAACGATTCTGCTCAATAAAAATTTTGGCTATTTTTAGCAAACCAGTAATTCAAATAGAAGAAGACATATATTCTGCACAACATATTTTAGATCCTCATTAGTTTTATTATGTTTGAgttgtaattgtaatttttaatatgtttcattATTGTCGAGTATCATTTCAGTTATTGTAATTTGAGTATTTTGTTTACTTTATAAGACAAatgcattatatatttttttgtgatgtTTTTTGTACTGTATTCTAAtactactaattaattttattattttttaattataagaacatacaaaaattaaccaaacataaatttaactatacAATTACATATAACTTCATCCGGCCACCAGAGGACCTTGCCGCCGGCGACCCAGTTTCCGCCGAACCTGCTGATGCCCAGTTCACAATCCTCGCAATTGACCTCAACGGTCTTGCCGTCGACCGCTACGGCATTGTGGCCGGAGTACGGCGGGCGGCGGAGACAGTGGGGTTCTTCCAGGCGGTGAATCACGAAATTCCGGTGAAGGTTTTGGAGGAGGCAATGGCGGCGGTGCGTGAGTTCCACGAGCTGCCACAAGAGTTGAAGGGTGAATATTATAACAGGGAGCTGATGAAGAAGGTGAAGTTTGGGAGCAACTTTGATTTGTATCAGTCAAAGTAAGCTAATTGAAGAGACACTCTTTTCTGTGTGATGGGTCCTGAACCACTTCATCAAGAACTGCCTCCTCCTATCTGTAGGTAACTTTGgacttttcaagattaaaactTTTTGTATACATGGAAGAACAAAAGTTTCATTTGCATGTTATAGAGATTATTCACTCTAACAAAACAAACATTGATGCAATTCAATTGGAGTTTTAACTCCATCATTCACTTGATAAAAGTTTGCattaaatatcattatgctaTGAGGTGAAAATACACTTAAGAAAGTGCATAcaagttttatttcattagtttaacttttatattctatatacggttagtgtaaaaaaaattgcactatTGATCAATCAAAATTGATGGTTGATATGACTTTTAAGGTTAGGGAATTGGATATGGAGTGCTTAAGTCTCACGATTATCGAGTAGTATAAGATGCTCGGTGAGTATTTAAGTGTTGATTCTATCCTTAACAACTAGTTTTTAAGGGTGTGTTCCCAACTGTTTGGGCTCTTATTGGTATCAGAATTGGTTGTAAGTAAATATCAATTGgaattgaaaaacttttttattttagcctTTTAATTTATGCACTAGTACATAGGATAGAAAAACAGAATCCTCGAATATAGATTTATGTAAAAACGAAAAGGCGGCATTTTTGTACCtaaaaagtcatttttattGGGTGATTTGATCTTGGTTTGTAGGGATGTAGCAATGGAATACTGTAGGCAAGTTCAGGTGTTGGGGAGAGTTTTGTTTGGGTTATTATCAGAAGCACTTGGACTCAACCCTGCGCATCTTCAACGCATGGATTGTGCAAAGGGCCATTCAATTTTGTTTCACTATTATCCAACATGTCCTGAGCCTGAACTCACTATGGGTACTACCAGGCACTCTGATCCTGATTTCCTTACAATTCTGCTTCAAGATCACATTGGAGGGCTCCAAGTTTTGAGCCACAATGGATGGGTTGATGTTCCTCCGGTTCCTAGAGCTCTAGTAGTAAACATTGGAGATCTGCTACAggtaacttcattctttttttttttttctcttttactaGTCAATGAATGAAACAAAATGAGTCTATTGTAAGAACTACTTATGTTAAGTTGTATGGCCTAATTCACAACCGGGAGGAGGAGgcagaagaaagaagattatgATGAAAATGTATTCCATTTGCACCCTAACACTACTGGAAAGAGTATTTTCAACATTACTATTTTAACATTCATTTTTGATAAAACCGAAATTAACAAAAGGGTAAtggtatttttataaataaactgATTTCGTAAacattagtttttgaaaaaaaatcgatattaacatgacaatgttaacatcatttttaaaaaaaatcaatgttaatgtgattatgttaaaaaatcgTCATGAGCACTATGCAGATCCCTTCCTTCTCCGCCACTAACGGCACCGTCAACTTCACCTTCTCCCAGTACGCCTTCGTTAGGAACCCTAACCGAGAGTGAGAAAGCGAGAAAGCGAGAGCGATAGCGATAATAAGACGAGAGTGAGAGTGAGTGGGTGAGAGAAGACAGGGAGACATTCAATAAAAGGAAAAACACATTAAAATCCCCAttattaaaaaactgatgttaatgtgaTGATGTTAACACGGATGTTAGAAAAGCTGATGTTAACGAAGCTAAGTTATTTATGCCTATGTGTTATGTATATTCTTGATATGTTTTTGAGTTTTGGTTGCTCTGTGCGTTTTCGCTTGATTTGAGTCTGATTCACTATTTTTCTTCTATAGTTGTCCTGATTGCTACAGATTTGGTTTTAGGTTTATGTGTTTGTTCACTGTGGTTTTAGTTTACGTTTTGGTGAGAgcatttcattaattatattgtttgAATGCTGGAATTGATGTAGGTTGTGTAGGTGCTTTGGATATTTACCGGAtaggaagaagaaaatattgattTCTTGAAACGTGTCCTTCAGGTATTTATATTCTATTGTTTCTTGGAATTATATGAATTCTATGGCCCGTGTAAGTGTTAGCCCATATTTTTGATGAGCTAAAAATATGCTCTAAATACGCATTAGATGTCGTC is a genomic window containing:
- the LOC114368387 gene encoding LOW QUALITY PROTEIN: 1-aminocyclopropane-1-carboxylate oxidase homolog 1-like (The sequence of the model RefSeq protein was modified relative to this genomic sequence to represent the inferred CDS: substituted 2 bases at 2 genomic stop codons) — protein: MGVPNNCSFDTLKRRMHNTLQLTNDQLLDEIYYQQPFIDAELLCTIIRTPDAILNLLQSTITPTHDAIMYYNGKWNIPRQGEFLGYSFAGTNLIIRFGIPPGCGMKKLKDLIKQVAPIGVSPNGIHGSQLVRRLFFRQSGHSKYSENLIEYEITELKNDEDVLKYNFIRPPEDLAAGDPVSAEPADAQFTILAIDLNGLAVDRYGIVAGVRRAAETVGFFQAVNHEIPVKVLEEAMAAVREFHELPQELKGEYYNRELMKKVKFGSNFDLYQSKXANXRDTLFCVMGPEPLHQELPPPICRDVAMEYCRQVQVLGRVLFGLLSEALGLNPAHLQRMDCAKGHSILFHYYPTCPEPELTMGTTRHSDPDFLTILLQDHIGGLQVLSHNGWVDVPPVPRALVVNIGDLLQVV